gttatgcaaatttaagtATTCAGTATGCATTGAAATTTTAAACGCATGTCCGCTCCTTAGACTCACTACGCATCGCTATGCATTTGGTACGTGCACGCAAACGTAAGTCCGCAGTACGCatatagccaagtctttggTACGCAAATTTAAGTCTTCAGTACGCCGAAATAGCTAAGAATTTTAGTACACACAAAGAAGTCTTCAATGTGCATTGCTAATTGTCGATTGATGTGCATGTAGGGGCAATAAATGTCTGCGGTATGCAATATACTTAACTCCGGAGAACATAAGTAAGAAAGTATGCATGGTGCTAAGTATACAAATGCACACCTTTCAAATAAAACTATATGCAATCTTCATATTAAAGTGCCCTGTGCGCATGCGCTGAGTAAGCCTTCAGGATTACACAGGCACGTCTATGATAAGCAAACAAATAATCTTGGTAAGTCTTTTGAGGACAAGCACATTTGAAGGCAAGAATTAAGCAAATGAGTCTCCTTTGCAAAACATGCAAAGGAATTTCTAGTTATGCTAGTATTGTTGCAATTACTCCACTTATAGTAGCACgtacatacattatattttagCCGACTTGAACCAGTTAAATGGAATTGAGAATTTCCTCACCAATGTGTACTAGTATTTACTTGTGAGAGGCAAGTAATTATATGTTGATAGACTTGCTGTAGTCTTTGCTCCAGTATTGTCCAAGATTTCTGGAAAAGGCTGTCTGACTTGCACTGTATAATGTCTTCTATGTTTACCAGTGGTTCATTTTCAACGACCGTCCGTTCAAGCAAATTATCAAGTCCTCCTtggtaatatagccatacaatATTTTCAACCGTAGATCGCCGAAAAATGCATGTTGAGTTGAGTAAATAATTATGATAGTCAGAGTCGACAGTTGTGGGTTTTATCCGCGCTGCAAATGCAGCAGTGGCCTCATTGTCTATTAACCAAAAATTACGCCCTCTACGGCCAAGGTTTTTTATCTTTAAGTCGAGTAACCAGGGTTCCTTGATAGCACTTGTTATGGTCCGTAAAGTTCGGGTAACtctgaaataattaaaaaatgtaaGAGAATAACATAACAAATTGTCAGAAAATAGGTTGTTTAATCTTAAATAGTCACTTGTAAATTCCAAGCTAAAACTGCGCACTGGCTATAACTTGAACTGGGTGTGTttgttgaaattatttatttggTTATATTATGATAACTTAATTAATGGATCGAAATGtgtggatgactcacaatagaaaagGGGTTCGGAAAACAGCAGTGATagaaataacaatacaagcaagtagtagtatacactgggaactctgtTCTATGCACGCGtactccaacttgtaactgaaacttacatcacacaagaaattttgatttgatcgtctGCATTATCGGCGGGCTgtgtgctgattggttgattatgtatgacgtatgactatataatgagttcatcagaaagggcaacaatgttaacaacaacaaagaataacacaaaatatgaatcaataaatgtaattcacgacaAAATGCAGTACACCCTAAAACAGTATTcaatcacctgtggataaatgTGTAAGTGAAGTTGTGCAAATAATATGGTATAATAAGTCCTGTCTATAATGATTTTGGGGCTTGGTAACATACTTATGGATTTCCAGCGGAAGGACAagtctagtctgtaaggtacgccgtgacggggcgcccccaaacatcaggcaacccctaagaggaggccggtgagggcgaaacgtcacgacgtatcttacagtctaggacaagttatactgtatatataatttgtcCAGGTCATTTGACATGCTCTTTCTTCACATATTTCAATGTCTTTGATACTACACGTTATGAATACTCAGAAAACATAACCTTTTTACAAAACTCACCTATCTGTATGGAATATTAGATAATCAAGTAGCACCATATCACTCCACTGCGCAAGGTCACTTATATCATCTAACGTCATATCCTGGAGCATTGCATTGTGGGCCCATAATTGTTTCTCATTTCTTAGTAAGCAGGTCGGAAACGAAACACTTCAAGATAAAACAATACGATGTGTTGTTATAGAAGTGTATAACGACTAGCTAGCGACGATATGAATGAACAAGAATATATTGTGATGATTGGTAGGCACACACATATTTATAGATGCatatcatgtgtgtatgtatgtatgtatgtatgtatgtatgtatgtatgtgtgtgtgtatgcatgcatgcatgtatgtatgtatgtatgtatgtatgtatgtatgtatgtatgtgtatgaatgtatgtatgtatgtatgtatgtatgtatgtgtgtgtgtatgtatgtatgtatgtgtgtatgtgtgtatgcatgcatgcatgtatgtatgtatgtatgtatgtatgtatgtatgtatgtatgtatgtgtatgaatgtatgtatgtatgtatgtatgtatgtatgtgtgtgtgtgtgtatacatgcatgcatgtatgtatgtatgtatgtatgtatgtatgtatgtatgtatgtatgtatgtatgtgtatgaatgtatgtatgtatgtatgtatgtatgtatgtatgtatgtatgtatgtatgtatgtatgtatgtgtgtgtgtatgtatgtatgtatgtgtgtatgtatgtatgtatgtatgtatgtatgtatgtatgtatgtatgtatgtaggcacGTATGCATTGGTACACATTAAAACAACGTGAATGAATAAGTCGCAAAACTAAGAAAGACATACATATCATTAAATCTTGATTTAATTATTGGCCTGTACTATATTCATTCAAATGTTCAAAACACAATGTTCTAAAAATAAGACCAGTAATAACTTCCATTGCATTAAACAAACAAGCTGTAAGGTGGGCTACTATAATGACGGCATGCTTTGACGATGACGTCAGACACTTACTCCTCAGTAAACTCAGTTATCCACATATTCATAGTGATGTAGTCGTCTGGTTGCCAACCCTTTTCTTGTAACTGCGTTCGGACATTTGGGTCATTCCATTGTCTGCTAGAGGGGTCTGGTTTAGTCAGAACAGTTGTTGGAACGTTGTTCATGCCAAGCATTCTTGACAGATAGAATGTCGATACTTCagctgatatgcaaataaaaatatcaggaaaaaatcaaagaaacaaatgactttgttctcaCTTCGAATGGATTATTATCGCCaatgttttctttcatatttgATCGGCACAAGCTGGTTTTGCAGGTGTCAAATAGATACACTTAACTTTAGGGTCCCATAACTTATACGAATATTTACtacttcagacatcagactgtggacgaatGGAAAGTGTTATAAACCGGGAAATTAAAGTAAACagatgaattggattaataacgcttggcacagcatgttggaacagcagagacttgtattacattctatcatttgtGTAAGAAGTGTTCTGGCCAAATTTCCAGTTCTctggtatttcatgtacacacaaagaggccataaaactattcttatcaaaccaaAGTGTGCAACACAAGTCTCTGTTGTTCCTACATGCTTCATGTTATTAAtttagttgtttactttccctgtttgcaacagtttccgttcgtccacggtctgatgtcggcagttaaCGTTGTATGTGATGCACTGTACCATTTTGCGGCTCACAGAACGAGAACAAAATCTAAATTTTCCAACTGATTTGATTTATCTTAGCTAACTACAGTACATAtgtgcaatgtaaataaagaatCATTTGAGTTCCTCCTTACCTATAGATAGACATTTTGTTCTGTACTTAGCTAGAATTTTTCCACCTCCCTGCATTGTCAACAAACTATTCAAAACTTTTCCCCTCACAGTTTGGTCTGTCATTGCACCAACCACGGAATTTCTCATGAGGGTGATTTCTTCCTGTACTGTATCATCGTAGctttctgtaaataaataaataaagttgagaattacatatatatatagttttggtagttctggaactctttcttggttggtactcggagtttcacacatagtgcgatcatcagacaatgaaattccgagttacaaccaagaaagagttccagaactaccaaatctattgcgctctgccactgcggtatagagcactgtcttagcagattgatactcaccgagttatatatatatatatatatatatatatatatatatatatatatatatatatatatatatatatacatatatatatatatacacacaaatatatatatatatatataattatatatatatatatatatatatatatgtgtgtgtgtgtgtgtgtgtgtgtgtgtgtgtgttacactcaatctgtgaaattgcccatacatacatacatacatacatacatacatacatacatacatacatacataaacaaaccgacaaacagatagatagatagatagatagatagatagatagatagatagatagatagatagatagatagatagatagatagatagatagatagatagatagatagatagatagatagatagatagatagatagatagatagatagatagatagatagatagatagatagatagatagatagatagatacagaaaTGGACCATATGCTCGGTACTCCCTGAGGTGAGACTTTTATACGTTGCCCATTTTATCACCACGTCGTGGTCATGTGAAGTGGAACAATACTTTGAAAAGGACATATGTACATGACACTTATTACTGCAGAAACACGTCGATATTAAAAAGTGCGACACGCGTACACTTATTTGTGTAGTGTGTGCAAATTATAATCGCGGCAATAGGCTTTTTATAATCTCGGTGTAATAACATGAATATAATCCGGATACCACATGTCTACCTGATAGGATCAGATTTATCAGacagaaaaataacaatgataaaaaaataaaataaaaatgacaggAACTAAAATATCTGTGAAGAAATCGCTGACCATAATAATTGTGCAAACCATATTTTCTTTCGTATTTTTGGAATTGTCATACATTCAGTTCACATTAGTATTCttgttgttaaaaaaaaaatcgactgAATGTGTTTctttataatataatactttatGCTAATTCTTTGTGTACATGCACGGTTAAGTTATATACAGTCGATTTGATGTGTTACAAAATGCTTCGGCGCCTGACGTGTCACGTGACAGACGAACCAATATGGTATGTTTTGGAGAAGATGGCAAAAAAGTGTACATGCAGCAAGTTTAAGTATGCTTAAAGTTTGTATTCCCGAAAGGGTGATATTTTGTTTGCGACACACGATATTATCCGAAGTAATCTGCACGGGTATTGCCATTCACAGATGTATTGAGTATATTTAGTGGCGCCAGACCGTAAACAGACCCTTTGCTGTCTCACTATAGCTTCATTTAAAGTATTTAACCTTGATGAGCCGGAATTTGACCTTGATCTGACTTGTTCCGACCACGACCTTCATTTTCTGGTTCAAAATATCTAATTTTAAGTttaataatatgacagaaccccatggcctcgcaatggacggtagggcgtacagaagttattttcacgagtgattcggtttattctgccgcGTATTttcacgagcgatagcgagtgaaaatacagcagaataaaccgaatcacgagtgaaaataacttctgtatgccctaccgtccattgcgaggccatggggttctgttattattacatatgtacaccaaaaaCGCAATAAAATGCAGGTGGCCGGTGGGGGAAGGCGAACAACAATGcgcatgaatatttatgtatcAGGTCACCAGCTCATGATTCAGGCCAGGGAAGTGAATTATGAGCGATGATTGGTTGTCAACAACAATaagtattgatatgcaaattacgtgttAGCAATAGCTAGCTGCTCTCGATCTCGCAAGCTCCGCACTGATTCATTCATAAAACGATTATTAGATGTCTACACAACTTGTAACAGATACAATTCAACAGCGGTTTATTCATGGTATATAACAGTAATTCAGCAAAATCgttcaaaatataaattgttaTAACAGTTAATCTTCATCAGAATCGGAGTAGATTACTGATGCTCTACGGCGTTTGACACTGACAGGACTTGGAGAACTTTGACTTTGAGACAAAGAGGTGTTTCCAGCgacatgaaatgtgaaattgaacGATCCACCGCTAATCTGTGTGTTTGAAAACATTCCGGGTAACTGTGGGAATTGATTGACTGCGTTCTGGCTGGTTGATGGTGCTGAGGAATGTGTTGTTGCACGATCTCCGATCGGCTGCATTTGTTGGGCGTTGTTGACTTGCGGTGCGATATCGGTGGCCGTAGTCGCTGGGGGTGCGGGCCTCGggtcaaatttattttgtatacccGTCAAGATATCACTCATCTGCCGTTGTTGATCATCACTGGCGACTGCATACCGATTAAGACTAGCAGGATTTTTGTGGCCACTAAGTTGTGCAGCTGTGTTTGGTGGTACACCGGCATCTAGTAGTCGCTGCACACAGGCTTTTCTGGCACTATGGTTGCTTAGTTTGTCCGATAGACAAGCCGATTTGGCCATTGACTTCATTATAGTATTCAATTTGTTCACTCCCATGGGTTGGTTTTTGAACCAAATACCATTCTGTAGAATAGATTTGTTGTATTCGATACCGATATAGAATGGAGAATCTTCACACTTCATTTGCTGTGGTCTCCGTTGTACAAATGCTTTGTAGATATTGACAGGACAGGTGTCAGGCTTTGTTGGAGTAGCGTACGCTTTCGGGGCGAATTTGCGCGTGTTACCGGGTTCTCCCTTACGTGTTTTTGTCAGTCGCTCGTTGTACAACAAGTACTCTCCCTTTCCGTCGGTACCGAGTTGCACGTCTCCCCATTTCATTTGCCTGTGCTCGTTACAACCACGAAGTCCGAATAACTTTGTGTTAGTAAGCCATAGTGAATTGAGAATGGCAGTTGGTGACTTCACACCGAGCTGACCAGCTTCAAGGAGTATTTTCTCATGATCTTCGGTAATCGGGTTGGATTTCAGTGGCAAATTTCCCTTCCCAGACGCTTTCAGTTGCTTACGTTTTGCTGCCAACGCTTCTCGACTCTTACCAAAGTCTTCATCGCGGATAATACTCAGCCCATAATTATAGTCACGCAAATATCTGTCGATGGATTTTTGGTAGCTGGATATCGAATCAGGCTCGTATTCTTCGCCGTTCTTCTTTCGTATTGATAGATAAAATCTTGACAGTAGTGGGTCAAGATCGCAAGGTGGAATTGCTTCCAACTTTCTTTTTTCTGTTGTCATAGTCTGACGCCAATCTTCAAACACAGCTACTTCTCTGTTAGTCTTCATAacggtatttttatttttctgttccTTCACGACAGCAACGACATCAGTGTCAGACACCGGCATATATCTTCGGCCCCCACCAGCAGACGACACCATCTCTTCACTGTTTTCCGCCCTTTTCATAgttgcattacatgtattttccttCTTATCCGACATCAGAATCGTGTGGCTTGGATCACCGTAATAAAATTCACTCTCAGAAtgttcaaaataattaaaattaaaccaATCGTAATGTTCAGAATCCAAAATATCTTCCATAAGCCacttataataatattacatgtacaaagtagTGGTCgccggcaatatttacaaacataaagtAGTTCGAAAggttgtttactcatttgcataatgaacagtgaaaataccttttaatttgcatagttatttgataggtaaggcactaatttgcatagttatttgatacccCAGAACTTGCGATGGTcgagaaaaatagtgaaatacattatgaaccaacaaaaaattgttcaaaaagtgtgtaacaacaggaaagacaagtatgtgcatttaaaaaaatgcatttatttacttattttcaacaggaattggttttacttttggatctattttatctcaatttatctcatttgcatagccaccagtgaaaataccggttttatttttgactgtaCACAAACGTACacaatggtacatatgtaataatgagaCTGTACTTTCATTTTTGATTCAACCATAACAATACCATCCCTACCCCCACACACGCATAAATGCACATACACtcagacaaacatacacacactgcCGATATCGATCAAAATTAATAAGCTAATAGCATTCGTAGTCCACAGTCGTTCTTTGACACGGTGTAATACACAAGGGTAACTCTATGCATTCATTAAtaacaaaacgtcgtctgaaCCAACACAAATCATACTGCagcattgttacattttatcgtctgacaaAAATCGTATCGTCATTGCGCTATTTTCTTTGTGTGAGCTACCCGACTATTTTAGTAGATCACCGCCAAATGAcatacattgttacaatgtatacattatcAGTCATGTCAATgggttaaaatgtaacaattttttttcaatttagtCATGCCacacgataaaatgtagcaattttttttattagtagTTTGCATGTCTCAagcagacgacaaaatgtatcaattttaatCAAGCCAGGCAATACAATTAAATGTTGCAATCTTATATGTGAGATATTTGTGGAGTGAGTCAATAAACTGCAGCGATGTTAGCAATTTCGACTCAGACGATGATTTGTTTAGcatgtttctgataacccaacagaccctagtttaagcccccaACCCTAAACATTACTTGCATACAagaaggtaaaatggtaacaatttacttctatttccgtgtataCTGTCATGTCTGTGATCCTTTTCTAAAATCGTATACTAGAGAGAATCAAGGTCTTTTCAGACTATAACATTACAGTCTTTTAAAACGTGTTCGTCTACTTCACTGTAACAATAGTATTTActcattttacacattttcataaaaaaaattattgtgaCCGAcaagtatcttatcttggggtcgaagtaattttttttttaaaattaaagtaaaataaaaataaaattccgacctctatctaccctattttctgaagtaatCTTATCGGAAACAaccattttttattttaatttgttgcaTTATCAGAAATTGGTTAGGTTTAGGAGATAAATTGGTATCTCACGTATATTAACTATGTAACT
This is a stretch of genomic DNA from Glandiceps talaboti chromosome 9, keGlaTala1.1, whole genome shotgun sequence. It encodes these proteins:
- the LOC144440140 gene encoding four-jointed box protein 1-like — encoded protein: MSSHLLKSRTNVRRMTSFVIASLLLLIVFLHVDLGTSSKHLEDDGETRETGKVRHLHDIGTTYPRSKLPEVPIPHDTNSGNQSPSFDSSPIDQKSDSFKDILKLIQNRKPKSTTSVRGTSIIEDDIFWSRDVENIIPAESYDDTVQEEITLMRNSVVGAMTDQTVRGKVLNSLLTMQGGGKILAKYRTKCLSIAEVSTFYLSRMLGMNNVPTTVLTKPDPSSRQWNDPNVRTQLQEKGWQPDDYITMNMWITEFTEDVSFPTCLLRNEKQLWAHNAMLQDMTLDDISDLAQWSDMVLLDYLIFHTDRVTRTLRTITSAIKEPWLLDLKIKNLGRRGRNFWLIDNEATAAFAARIKPTTVDSDYHNYLLNSTCIFRRSTVENIVWLYYQGGLDNLLERTVVENEPLVNIEDIIQCKSDSLFQKSWTILEQRLQQVYQHIITCLSQVNTSTHW